The Lactuca sativa cultivar Salinas chromosome 2, Lsat_Salinas_v11, whole genome shotgun sequence genome includes a window with the following:
- the LOC111887822 gene encoding UDP-glycosyltransferase 43, translating into MRRAEVAIIATPYMGNLVPAVEFATRLINHHPDRISVAILTISMPQMPLIEDYIQSRTSIEHIRFIQIPPVDSPPSDQYNSRIEFTSIYIGNHKPIVKQTLKTLSTSVPLAGLFVDMFCTSMIDVANDLNIPCYLFFASPAAYLGFVLHLTTLPANESVDSANELIVPSYAKPIPSNTLPTFCIKKDEFGYSRFVSHALRYKETKGIIVNTFQELEPYSIDSLSSSYMDLPPIYPVGPIIDHVGPAKWHSNRSRHEKTIEWLDHQPELSVVFLCFGSMGSLTPVQVREIAKGLERAGYRFLWALREPAKENLKLPNDYEHLDESLFPDGFIDRTAEIGLICGWVPQVSVLAHKAIGGFVSHCGWNSILESISYSVPIATWPLYAEQQLNAFEMARELGLSVEIRLDSRDKGGDLVLAEDVERGIRELMNGGDGKLREKVKEMSEMSKKALMENGSSFRAMEDLINILLSNV; encoded by the coding sequence ATGAGGAGAGCAGAGGTAGCAATCATCGCAACACCCTACATGGGTAACCTTGTTCCTGCCGTTGAGTTTGCAACCCGCCTCATCAACCACCATCCCGATCGTATCTCCGTCGCAATACTCACCATCTCCATGCCGCAAATGCCACTCATCGAAGACTACATCCAATCACGCACCTCCATCGAACATATCCGATTCATCCAAATCCCTCCGGTTGACTCACCACCGTCGGATCAGTACAACTCTAGGATCGAGTTTACTTCAATCTATATAGGAAACCACAAACCAATAGTCAAACAAACACTCAAAACCCTCTCAACCTCGGTTCCACTCGCCGGATTGTTCGTGGATATGTTCTGCACTTCCATGATTGACGTCGCCAACGATCTCAACATTCCGTGCTACCTTTTCTTCGCGTCTCCGGCAGCTTATCTGGGTTTTGTACTCCACCTCACAACCTTGCCGGCTAACGAGTCAGTTGACTCAGCAAACGAGTTAATAGTACCTAGTTACGCCAAACCTATTCCTTCAAACACCCTTCCAACGTTCTGTATCAAGAAAGACGAATTTGGTTACTCGAGATTTGTAAGTCACGCGCTAAGGTACAAAGAGACGAAGGGTATTATTGTAAATACCTTCCAAGAGCTCGAACCCTACTCCATTGACTCTCTGTCTTCCAGTTACATGGATTTGCCACCAATTTACCCGGTTGGACCGATAATTGATCATGTTGGACCGGCTAAGTGGCACTCAAACCGTTCTAGGCATGAAAAAACCATCGAATGGCTCGATCATCAGCCTGAATTATCAGTTGTTTTCCTGTGTTTTGGTAGCATGGGGAGTTTAACCCCGGTTCAGGTGAGAGAAATAGCTAAAGGTTTGGAGCGAGCCGGGTACCGGTTCTTATGGGCATTACGTGAACCGGCGAAGGAGAATTTAAAGCTTCCAAACGATTATGAACATCTTGACGAGTCTTTGTTTCCAGATGGGTTCATTGATCGAACAGCTGAGATAGGATTGATCTGTGGGTGGGTCCCGCAGGTGAGTGTGCTGGCACACAAAGCAATTGGTGGGTTTGTGTCCCATTGTGGCTGGAACTCAATCTTGGAGAGCATTTCGTACAGTGTACCGATTGCCACGTGGCCTTTATATGCAGAGCAACAGTTGAATGCCTTTGAAATGGCAAGAGAACTTGGATTGAGTGTGGAGATAAGACTGGATAGTAGAGATAAGGGTGGGGATCTGGTGTTGGCGGAGGATGTTGAGCGGGGTATAAGGGAGTTAATGAACGGTGGTGATGGTAAGTTGAGGGAAAAGGTCAAGGAAATGAGTGAGATGAGCAAGAAAGCTTTGATGGAAAATGGATCATCTTTTAGAGCTATGGAGGATTTGATTAATATTCTTCTATCAAACGTATAA